TTTTTTCTTCATCTTAACCTCCAGCTTCTTTTTAGTTAATCTTATATGCATTTAAAGTACCAACCTGATTATATTTTATTTTGTGAATTATCTTAAATTAAATGAATGGTTATTATTAGGGCTTTTGAAGAAGTAAAAAAAAATCAGCATTCTGAGTCAAAATAAAAAATATTACATGAAATTTAACAGTATTAACAACACTGTGCTTTTTATCAAACACTGTTACCCCATAATCTTTACCACCTCCTCTTTCCTGACTAACATCTATTTACTAATTGCTGTCAGTACCAGCTAACTCACCTCCCGGATGATCAATAGACCTCCGGGATGGTGAACCTGTAACCACCATATCAAGGTCTTTTGCTCGCAATGAACGCTGTAAATGTGACTCGAAGGGACAACTCCCTGCAATCAGATGTCATAATAGTGAATAATCATCAAGAGTCTACACGAAGAATAATCAAGTCTGAATTAAATCAAAGCTGAAAGTTCTGAATAAGCATAACCCAAAGCAAGATACCTTGGCTACTCATCTTCCCATCCTCCTATTTTCCAATTTTTTCACTTTCCCATCTCCCGTATTCTAATCAATTAATATATTACGTTTTCAATAAAGAGTGATATAAGTAGTAATAAGGTAGCTCAACTGAGCACGGCATGACATTATATTGTTATGCCGTGCTCAGTTGAGCTTCTCTGTATCTTCTCTATAGGCTCTATATAGGCAATTGAGAGGACATTTGACGGGTTTAATTCAGTAAAGATAGCAGATAGTGACCAATCTTCATGAATATGGAAGTTATGAGATAATAATATTTTTTTTAGTATCAGAACAATTGTTGCTTTATCTATCCTGTTTATCGCATCAGTTATAGAAAAAATTCCTTGATTCCAGGATATTCGCTTATAGTATTTAAGAATCGGGAATTGATATACACGTGATGAAATGATCCCACAGCTAAGTACAAGACTTTTGAACGTATTTCGGACAAGAGTTTTGGACGACCCTTTGATCCGGCATTCATTTCTGCATTGGTAGTATTCTCTGTCTTTCCCATGCAATTCTAACAAAATTCACTATATTAATATATCAGAGTAGATCTATTTCCTGTGGCAGTTCATTTTTTTCTTTATTTTTTCTAAAAAGACTTTCTGGCTTCAAGATATTTTTCAGATAAAAAAGAGATATTCCAAGTGTAGAAGCGGTTTTGATCCGGTCTTCATTATACCGTCTATATACTTTCTTTGTGTATGTGTAGATAACATCGTCCAGTTTATGATCTTGATTAAAGAATGATTCTATGTCTGCTATTGGACTTAATGCGCCAGATCTAACAGAGAAAACAATATCTGCTGCATCAAGTTGTTTCTTACTGCGATGCTCGATCAGGGAGCGATTGATCACGTTGATCAATTCACGCACATTACCTGTCCAGTTATGATTCATCAGTATAGTTTTCGCGCTTTCTGTGAGAGGTTCAGCATCCATAACTTTTTGATACTGACGGCAGAAGGATTCAATTATAGATTTTGCGATCAGAGGAATATCTTCCTTTCTCTCTTGCAAACTTGGGACATCTATCCGCAGAGCAGATATCCTATAATAGAAATCCTGACGAAAACTGCCGTCTTTAACCATTTCTTCCAGGTTTTTATTAGTGGCAAAGACTGCCCGGAAATCCGTTTCTCTTTCTTCATGTTCACCCATTCTTATTACTTTCTTGGTATCCAATACTCTCAGAAGTTTTGTTTGCAATTTTTTGTCAAGGTCCCCAATCTCATCCAGAAACAGCGTTCCACCTTCAGTATCCTCAAAAATTCCACTTCTACTTTCTTTGGCATCTGTAAATATTCCTTTTATGTGACCAAATAATATAGTATCAGAAATCCCTTCAGCAATAGCAGCACAATTCTGAGGGTTAAATTTGTTATGACTGCGCTGAGAAAAACGATGGATAGCACTGGCTACCAGGTCTTTTCCAGTACCTGTATCTCCGCAGATCAATACTGGTTCATCATACTGTGAATACAGGATTATCTTTTTATATACCCTCTTCATGGCTTCACTCATTCCAATAATACCCATAAACCCGGAAACCACTTCACTGCCCATACTCGCATTGATCATCTGGTAAACAAATACTGGCTGAAAGATATCTTGAATCTCTTCTGCTTCCTTTCCGGTGAATCCATTTCCATTAGAGCCATCACACTCCAGATATAA
The nucleotide sequence above comes from Candidatus Stygibacter australis. Encoded proteins:
- a CDS encoding sigma 54-interacting transcriptional regulator codes for the protein MSSEGEKFTGRYDLYDYVLNNDDILNDTRKRNEFIEKVRATFGVKDFAVYTKEGNLQVASREDFNAIRNSSQFNSCLQGDISPRSIINYTTKKADNIYIPIYNKDEVVAVLYLECDGSNGNGFTGKEAEEIQDIFQPVFVYQMINASMGSEVVSGFMGIIGMSEAMKRVYKKIILYSQYDEPVLICGDTGTGKDLVASAIHRFSQRSHNKFNPQNCAAIAEGISDTILFGHIKGIFTDAKESRSGIFEDTEGGTLFLDEIGDLDKKLQTKLLRVLDTKKVIRMGEHEERETDFRAVFATNKNLEEMVKDGSFRQDFYYRISALRIDVPSLQERKEDIPLIAKSIIESFCRQYQKVMDAEPLTESAKTILMNHNWTGNVRELINVINRSLIEHRSKKQLDAADIVFSVRSGALSPIADIESFFNQDHKLDDVIYTYTKKVYRRYNEDRIKTASTLGISLFYLKNILKPESLFRKNKEKNELPQEIDLL